Genomic window (Leptolyngbya sp. 'hensonii'):
GGAAGACCGCACCCTGGCTGAACTGAGATTAGCCACGACCGTGCCGCAACGAACCCGAGACCGTGCCCATATGCTGCGGCTGAATGCGCAAGGATGGACCGCCCCGGCAATCGCCGAGGTCTTTGAGTGCCATGAACATACGGTGCGAGCCACGA
Coding sequences:
- a CDS encoding helix-turn-helix domain-containing protein, encoding MALYWLSLVPAPLRIKLSDEEDRTLAELRLATTVPQRTRDRAHMLRLNAQGWTAPAIAEVFECHEHTVRAT